In the genome of Columba livia isolate bColLiv1 breed racing homer chromosome 1, bColLiv1.pat.W.v2, whole genome shotgun sequence, the window TAAAATAAAGTCTCCTGCTACACAATGCtctgacacagcacagcactggcATACAGCTCTCCTCAACAGGACCATGACCTCCAAAATGACAGCACACAACTCTGTGCTTACTGTGAACCAGTAACACAGAGGTGTTTGCTTTCCTATGGTTTTCCTGAAAGCTAAAAACAATACTTTACACAGAAGTACTTCCACTTATACAAGCAGGACTACTTGTAAGCATCAATTCCAGCACATGGGTACAGACCGGGAAGGAAGGTCAAGTACTAACTGATCAGTTAATACAGCTGAACACTGAGGATCTGGTCTAATgctttaatatttgttttacatCAGTGCAGTTCCACTAAAACACACATTTCCAAAGGATACAAATTTAGGTAATACCACAGTAAACCACACTGCTGAAAGTTAACTGTTAACACTTCAtggaatggaaaatatttttctttttttttttttttccgcttGTTTTTCAGTAGAATAATACCAAGTGCCTTTTTGTAACATCAGCTTCTACACCGATGTCACCATATACAGATAAAAgcctctcttctgttttcagtcCTGGCTGCCTTTTAGTTCACCACCAGCTATGGCTGGAGAGCTGCAGGGCAGCTTTGGGAGCCTTggcccagagcagctgcccagccccagctgtgGTGGGCACAGGAACCATCCTTCATGCCTCCAGCAAATACTCACCAGGTTCCTCTGTTCAGCTGGTGCATTTTAGCCTTGAACTGCAAAACGCCTGTTGTGCATTTGTAAAAGATATCTCCATTAATGCTAATTATGCAGTTTTATTGTGCTTGTACCCTAGGGTGAAACAAAACAGTCTGTGCCTAAAGTGTGACTTTGGTAATTTATTGACCTATTTCACCATCTCGCCCATACTCCCAACAAGGAAACTCATTATGAAGGGCATGTTTCCAGACAGTACTAGTGCTTTGCTGCAAGAACCTGACCTCGCAGGCAGGGCAGACTTATTCTTCACTGCATTTCCCCAGGTCTGTGAGTTGACACACTAGTGTGCTCAGAAAATTAGGACTCAATGCAAGACACATTTCCTCTCATTTAAACCTTTACAGTAACtcaaaaacagtgaagaaaccaaaacagagaCACATGGTATGAACATAGCCTTCTACAGACCAAAATACAGCCGTGAAAGACACCTGGACTTGGGTAGTTCTCCCAGTTCAGAAAACAACCATCTCCCTGACTTCTGAGATATACTCCATTCGAAGTATTCAGATAGCTGATTTTGAAGTCAGTTTAAgtcttccagaaaaaaaggaaaaaactaataaacaaaaccaacaaaaaaacaaagactaTGGTGAATGTTTTTTGATAAATAAATGCTTCTAGTATACAGCCAGTGGGAATCCTGTTGACTGTGGAATACAATACGTATAAAAACTTCAGCTATTAGAtttccttctatttcttttttctgggTAACCTGCACtatataaaaacatttatttgctcAGTTCAGGGCCAATATGCTAGTTCAAGAGAGGATATCCATTCAGGAAGTTATTAACTTCTATTAACTTCATGGCTTTATTAAACAAAGATAAATTTGATAACATATTTAcataattttctgaaataaaccaTTGTCTGATCCTGCTTTAATTTCTTAACAGTTGCAGGACGCACCATCTTACATTGTAAATCTGAACTGCAAACTGATAAGACCGTCACAAGACCTATTCTTCTCCCAATAGCTATAAAAAGATACAGcagaatttcatttttgcttGCATTTGCTAGCTGCCTTCTCTCCCTTTTGCgctctgtttttcagtcctCTCTTCCTTGCAGACTTTACCTCTCAAACCAATTTAATCATCTAACACTTACTTGAAAAAAGTGATTTAATTAAGGAGTGAAGCCATGCTGAACATTCTGCAATGCACACAACTATGTGAACAGCAGTTTTGGAAACGGCTTGTTTACTGTAAACAAAACTTATGTTCCGTGAAAGAACTCCTGCTGAAGATAATGAAAATTCCAAGTACTTGTtaccttggggaaaaaaaccgcAGCACTtggaatatttttaatggatttaCTAATGAACACTCCTCTCTCAGATAACAGGGTTatcatttttcccttttatttctttacatattGACATTACTTAAAACCACATAGATTTATTCAAGTCATCTTCAAAAATAACTtagcaattttttaaaactgattttgcaCTTTATAGTGGCAGCATCTACATAGTATcaataaaaaaattcaaattacaAAGTTTCAACAGAAACCTGCTCATATCTACGTTCCTAAGCCACTTATTGAAGAGAGATAGCATTACAAACAAACCCATCTGCTGTGATACCACTGTTCTCCACATTCATTACAAATAACGTAAGTCAACATTTGTTCATCTGGATTTGTGTTTCGTACCCAACCTGGAAGAAATAGAGTTCCTCTGGCAATCATGGTGACAGTGCAATCAAATTTTTCACAGCGCCGacactttattttgtttgtctgtgtgCCATTAATAACTTGTGGAAGCTGATGCTCCTGAACAGATGATTCTGTGTACAGAGCCCTGAGCTGTTTCAGTTCATCGCTGGCCATTTCCATCACTGTCATCTCAGCAAAAGCCTTTGGACTCAAAGTCCCTGAAAAAAGGTTATGTCTTAAGTGGCAACTTTTAGGGTTCTTCAAGTTAGAGATTTTGCTTCTGATGCaatttttatactttttgttgttcttagcatgaagagaaaaaatatgttcttcGATTTCTTTAGATAGCTCTAGCCATTTATCggtttcttctttgtctttggCAGAACCAGCCAAAGCTTTATAAAGAAGATCCGTACATTTACACCTCAGAACTCTCACTGGATCCTGCTGCAGAATTGCTTTGTTAACAAGAGGTCCAGAATCTTCATTATCAATGTGTTGTTCCTCAAAAGAAGAAAGCTGACTCATGCTGCCTTGTGCATCATTACATACCACATTTTTAACAGCTTGTGATGCGACCAGAATTTTAGAACTAGTAGCATCTAATGCCTCCTGCTGACATGCTCCTTCAGACAGCGACTGCTCTCGAGAAACCACACTAAGATGTTCAGCTTCCTCCTTCACATCCACAGAAACTGACTTTTTAACTTGCATTGACTGAACACAGTAATTCTTGTGAAGTGTTTTCCACCTTGATAAtaactgctttgctttctttttcagcttcaCTGAAGGGCAGCTCTTGAGTACTCTGTATACAGCCCTAGCAACTTCTGTCCCCTGAAGATATTCTATAGTCATATCAACATCTTCAAGCTCTTTAAGATGATCCTCAACATCTTGGAAACTGTTCTCAGACAGTAGTTTTTCAATACAATGGGCTCTGCGTACAATATCTTCCCAGTCAGACATTTTTAAACCTGAAAGCGAACAAATGTTTATCATATTTATTGCAGTTATGAcattaattaattttgtgtACATTCTCACAAGCTTTTTTATAATTTACACTATTTTACACAATTTTATTTGTATACCTTactgttttttccagtttttttcttgaaatggtGTACAGCAGAGTTATGGAGcaaatttaaaatgcagatgAGCCTGGGCCCTGGAAAAATTCAAGTGGGCATGCTAGTCTAACCCATGCAAGGAAAATGCCAGCAGAAAGGAGAGCCCACAGGGACTTCTGCTGAGGCGGCATTAACAATTGAAAAAGCAGAGTATGACACTCATTTTCAAGGAAAAGCACAGTGTcttgccaaaaaaacccactaacaAAGACACTGCTagcataataaaaatgtttgtcaTACTTGTTTTTCTACGCATGCACACCACAAGAGAAGTTCACATGGAGATCCTCAACTGCTACAAGAAGGCAGGTTACTACACAAGCCATCTGCTGTAGGAGATCACAGGCAGACTTCACAGTGTTTGCACATTAGTAGACTCTAATACCACTGGACTGCTAAGAAGCAATGAGTTCTGAAATTAAGCATTTTTCACCAAAAGCACCAGATGATCACCCATTGATGTTTAAAATCTAGACAGTCTTACAAAATGATACGctttccaaaaaataaaaaggaggctTTATAGGCTATGTACCTCCTCCTTCtcacacatacagaaaaacaataaaaataggAGTAGGGTTTTTACAGTATTGGCATCACCAAATCAAATTTAATAAGAatgctgcttttggaaaatCAGTTTGTTTTTCTATCACAGAAATTTGAAGTCTATTAAAACCCATGTCTTGGACCTTCTGCTATAACAGGTATTTGAACAGTATCATGATCTCACACTGTTGAACACATTCTGCAAAAGCTTCCTGATAATGTCCAAAGGCAGATTTGTAAGTAAACACTGCACTAATTTAATCTGAAAGCTGCAATGAGACAGAAGTTTATTGCAAGACTGCAAACCCATCTTTCCAGaatgcaaatacaaaatatCCCTCCTCAAAAAAAGTGACTCATGTCTCAACTTTTGGGAACCTGTATGTAAacctctttttccatttttcacagttttcaaGCATCTGACTACCAATGAACTCAGTACAAGTTGCAATAatacagaataacagaaaaatcaaagcgGCTTGAAAACCTTCACATTGAAAGGTACTTTTTTGGTTGCAGTTTTACGGGgttgtgtgtttggttgttttgtgtggtttggtgtttttgtgtttgggttttttgtctgtttgtgggttttgtgtgcgttttttttttggggggtggaagtgggttttttgtttggttggttttgggttggtgtgttttgtttgtttgtttgtttgtttgtttgtttgtttgtttaatcgGTTATTCCTGTAACTATACCCTGTTTATTGAGATATCTTCACAAATCCTTATAATAAATGCTGAGATGTTTggctgtttgtggttttgtttttaataaagtcTGCAAGTTTCCACTTGGTTTCTCATAACAAATCCTTTAGTTA includes:
- the TCEANC gene encoding transcription elongation factor A N-terminal and central domain-containing protein isoform X1, which translates into the protein MAGGGAERVARRRRHVEAGCGGLKMSDWEDIVRRAHCIEKLLSENSFQDVEDHLKELEDVDMTIEYLQGTEVARAVYRVLKSCPSVKLKKKAKQLLSRWKTLHKNYCVQSMQVKKSVSVDVKEEAEHLSVVSREQSLSEGACQQEALDATSSKILVASQAVKNVVCNDAQGSMSQLSSFEEQHIDNEDSGPLVNKAILQQDPVRVLRCKCTDLLYKALAGSAKDKEETDKWLELSKEIEEHIFSLHAKNNKKYKNCIRSKISNLKNPKSCHLRHNLFSGTLSPKAFAEMTVMEMASDELKQLRALYTESSVQEHQLPQVINGTQTNKIKCRRCEKFDCTVTMIARGTLFLPGWVRNTNPDEQMLTYVICNECGEQWYHSRWVCL
- the TCEANC gene encoding transcription elongation factor A N-terminal and central domain-containing protein isoform X2, which encodes MAVATGLKMSDWEDIVRRAHCIEKLLSENSFQDVEDHLKELEDVDMTIEYLQGTEVARAVYRVLKSCPSVKLKKKAKQLLSRWKTLHKNYCVQSMQVKKSVSVDVKEEAEHLSVVSREQSLSEGACQQEALDATSSKILVASQAVKNVVCNDAQGSMSQLSSFEEQHIDNEDSGPLVNKAILQQDPVRVLRCKCTDLLYKALAGSAKDKEETDKWLELSKEIEEHIFSLHAKNNKKYKNCIRSKISNLKNPKSCHLRHNLFSGTLSPKAFAEMTVMEMASDELKQLRALYTESSVQEHQLPQVINGTQTNKIKCRRCEKFDCTVTMIARGTLFLPGWVRNTNPDEQMLTYVICNECGEQWYHSRWVCL
- the TCEANC gene encoding transcription elongation factor A N-terminal and central domain-containing protein isoform X3; its protein translation is MSDWEDIVRRAHCIEKLLSENSFQDVEDHLKELEDVDMTIEYLQGTEVARAVYRVLKSCPSVKLKKKAKQLLSRWKTLHKNYCVQSMQVKKSVSVDVKEEAEHLSVVSREQSLSEGACQQEALDATSSKILVASQAVKNVVCNDAQGSMSQLSSFEEQHIDNEDSGPLVNKAILQQDPVRVLRCKCTDLLYKALAGSAKDKEETDKWLELSKEIEEHIFSLHAKNNKKYKNCIRSKISNLKNPKSCHLRHNLFSGTLSPKAFAEMTVMEMASDELKQLRALYTESSVQEHQLPQVINGTQTNKIKCRRCEKFDCTVTMIARGTLFLPGWVRNTNPDEQMLTYVICNECGEQWYHSRWVCL